The Nocardioides campestrisoli genome includes a window with the following:
- a CDS encoding TetR/AcrR family transcriptional regulator: protein MELPEPAEPGVDWRKSPPLELTPILAASLDAFYEHGYHGTTVRDIARRVGATVPALYYHHENKQEILFALMDAAIDRSSSMTLVAVAEAEGQPVDAFFNGVEALVRFMATSGKVAYLDAEIRCLTSENRETYARKRAVVERLMLACVEEAVASGDFAVSSPRVMSRALLGMIQGIPVWYNPAGALAVDDVVTEYVDIAAHMVGATPEVLGRVRLR, encoded by the coding sequence ATGGAACTTCCGGAACCTGCCGAGCCGGGCGTCGACTGGCGCAAGAGTCCTCCACTCGAGCTCACGCCGATTCTCGCGGCCTCCCTGGATGCCTTCTACGAGCACGGCTACCACGGCACCACCGTGCGGGACATCGCCCGCCGCGTCGGTGCGACCGTTCCGGCCCTGTACTACCACCACGAGAACAAGCAGGAGATCCTGTTTGCACTGATGGACGCCGCCATCGACCGCTCGTCCTCGATGACCTTGGTGGCGGTCGCCGAGGCCGAGGGGCAGCCCGTCGACGCGTTCTTCAACGGGGTCGAGGCCCTGGTCCGCTTCATGGCGACCAGCGGCAAGGTCGCCTACCTCGATGCTGAGATCCGCTGTCTCACCAGCGAGAACCGGGAGACCTACGCACGCAAGCGGGCCGTGGTCGAGCGGCTCATGCTCGCCTGCGTGGAGGAGGCGGTGGCCTCGGGCGACTTCGCTGTCTCCTCGCCCCGGGTGATGTCCCGAGCGCTGCTCGGCATGATCCAGGGGATCCCGGTCTGGTACAACCCGGCGGGCGCGCTCGCGGTGGACGACGTGGTGACGGAGTACGTCGACATCGCCGCCCACATGGTCGGTGCTACCCCCGAGGTGCTCGGGCGGGTGCGGCTGCGCTGA
- a CDS encoding tyrosine-protein phosphatase has translation MPSDSPTTHTGLRNLRDLGGLRTHDGLVVRPGLLYRSATPAFLGEDEARHLVEELGIATRIDLRRRREAEHGTSAPLLAVERLAVRLPIGAGQEWTRDPDVEVMTDRVARYYLRFLQHSGGTLRKIVETVASPGSLPALVHCTAGKDRTGVVLAVVLGALGVTDDEIVADYARTREDLEPLYEQLRHVPDYQERIAVLPEESRTAEPQAMATFLELVRAEYGDARDYLLAQGVPEETLERLRELLVGRLNEQPGPRHP, from the coding sequence ATGCCCTCCGACTCACCGACCACCCACACCGGCCTGCGCAACCTCCGCGACCTTGGGGGGCTGCGCACCCACGACGGGCTCGTCGTCCGCCCCGGGCTCCTCTACCGGTCGGCGACCCCCGCCTTCCTCGGCGAGGATGAGGCCAGGCACCTCGTCGAGGAGCTGGGCATCGCGACCAGGATCGACCTCCGCCGGCGCCGGGAGGCCGAGCACGGGACGAGCGCGCCCCTGCTCGCCGTCGAGCGCCTGGCGGTGCGCCTGCCCATCGGGGCGGGGCAGGAATGGACCAGGGACCCCGACGTGGAGGTGATGACCGACCGCGTCGCGCGCTACTACCTCCGCTTCCTGCAGCACTCCGGCGGCACCCTGCGGAAGATCGTGGAGACCGTCGCCTCGCCGGGGAGCCTCCCGGCCCTGGTGCACTGCACGGCAGGAAAGGACCGCACGGGCGTCGTGCTGGCCGTCGTTCTCGGCGCGCTGGGCGTGACCGACGACGAGATCGTGGCCGACTACGCCCGGACCCGCGAGGACCTGGAGCCGCTCTACGAGCAGCTGAGGCACGTGCCGGACTACCAGGAGCGGATCGCCGTGCTGCCCGAGGAGTCGCGGACCGCGGAGCCACAGGCGATGGCGACCTTCCTCGAGCTGGTCCGCGCCGAGTACGGCGACGCGCGCGACTACCTGCTGGCCCAGGGCGTGCCCGAGGAGACCCTGGAGCGGCTGCGCGAGCTGCTCGTGGGGCGGCTGAACGAGCAGCCGGGCCCCCGCCACCCGTGA
- a CDS encoding zinc-binding dehydrogenase, translating to MPAILLEPTDHGTTLRRGQVPRPGPVGPGEVRIAVRAVSVNRADVLARTGSYVTNVVRTGPAVAGMDAAGEVLEVGDAVRTVAVGDRVMALAAGSLAAEVVCPAATTLPIPSGWSYVEGAAAVVGLVTEHDALVRAGRLARGEVVLVHAAASGVGTQAVQLARHLGARLVLGTSRSDRHAGVLEGIGLDALVVPGEGGFVEQVVALAGEEGVDVVVDHVGGPYLPDNVRVAALGGRLVDVGRLGGATGTLDLEEFARKRLELLGCTFRTRTPEQRAAAVAAVRDGADLEAAADVLRPVVHATYVWDDALAAQEALLRNEHVGKLVLETR from the coding sequence ATGCCGGCGATCCTCCTCGAGCCGACCGACCACGGGACGACGTTGCGGCGGGGGCAGGTGCCCCGCCCCGGACCGGTTGGTCCAGGGGAGGTGCGGATCGCCGTGCGAGCCGTCTCGGTCAACCGCGCGGACGTCCTTGCGCGCACCGGCAGCTACGTCACGAACGTGGTCCGGACTGGTCCGGCCGTCGCCGGGATGGACGCGGCCGGCGAGGTGCTGGAGGTCGGTGACGCGGTGCGTACCGTCGCGGTCGGCGACCGCGTCATGGCGCTGGCTGCCGGGAGCCTGGCGGCGGAGGTGGTCTGCCCGGCGGCCACGACACTGCCGATCCCGTCGGGCTGGTCGTACGTCGAGGGCGCCGCCGCTGTGGTCGGGCTGGTCACCGAGCACGACGCCCTGGTCCGGGCCGGGCGACTGGCCCGGGGCGAGGTCGTCCTCGTCCACGCGGCGGCCAGTGGCGTCGGCACCCAGGCCGTCCAGCTGGCCCGGCACCTGGGGGCTCGACTCGTGCTGGGAACCAGCCGCAGCGACCGCCACGCGGGAGTGCTCGAGGGGATCGGGCTGGACGCGCTTGTGGTGCCGGGCGAGGGCGGCTTCGTCGAGCAGGTGGTGGCGTTGGCCGGCGAGGAGGGCGTCGACGTGGTCGTCGACCACGTGGGCGGGCCCTACCTGCCCGACAACGTCCGCGTGGCTGCGCTGGGCGGTCGCCTCGTCGACGTCGGCCGGCTTGGCGGCGCCACCGGCACGCTCGACCTCGAGGAGTTCGCCCGCAAGCGGCTCGAGCTCCTCGGGTGCACCTTCCGGACCCGGACGCCCGAGCAGCGCGCGGCCGCCGTTGCGGCGGTCCGCGACGGCGCCGACCTCGAGGCGGCCGCGGACGTGCTCCGGCCGGTTGTGCACGCGACGTACGTGTGGGACGACGCGCTCGCCGCGCAGGAGGCGCTCCTGCGCAACGAGCACGTCGGCAAGCTCGTGCTCGAGACCCGCTGA
- a CDS encoding nitroreductase yields the protein MTPETELEQLLAARYSCRAFRPDPVPDQLVDRLFATAQRTPSWCNTQPWQVHLLGGEATARFAKELGEHVVAHEQVADLGLPAYEGIHADRRREAGYGLYSALGIAREDRAARSDQMARNFSFFGAPHCAVVTTGRDLGTYGAVDCGGYVNTLMLGAQALGLGVIAQGAVAMYSDFVRGWLDLPEDRLVVCAVSFGYADENDPVNAFRTTRADLGDVLHRLDG from the coding sequence GTGACCCCCGAGACCGAGCTCGAGCAACTGCTCGCCGCCCGCTACTCCTGCCGGGCCTTCCGTCCGGACCCGGTACCCGACCAGCTCGTCGACCGGCTCTTCGCCACGGCCCAACGCACCCCGTCGTGGTGCAACACGCAGCCGTGGCAGGTGCACCTGCTAGGCGGCGAGGCGACGGCCCGCTTCGCCAAGGAGCTCGGCGAGCACGTGGTAGCCCACGAGCAGGTCGCCGACCTCGGTCTCCCCGCCTACGAGGGCATCCACGCGGACCGGCGCAGGGAGGCCGGCTACGGGCTCTACTCCGCGCTCGGCATCGCCCGGGAGGACCGGGCAGCGCGCAGCGATCAGATGGCCCGGAACTTCTCGTTCTTCGGCGCCCCGCACTGCGCGGTGGTGACCACCGGCCGGGACCTCGGCACGTACGGCGCCGTTGACTGCGGCGGCTACGTCAACACACTGATGCTCGGCGCCCAGGCCCTCGGGCTCGGCGTCATCGCCCAGGGCGCCGTCGCGATGTACTCCGACTTCGTCCGCGGCTGGCTCGACCTCCCCGAGGACCGGCTGGTCGTCTGCGCCGTCTCCTTCGGGTACGCCGACGAGAACGATCCGGTGAACGCATTCCGCACCACTCGGGCCGATCTGGGCGACGTCCTGCACCGCCTGGACGGATGA
- a CDS encoding SDR family NAD(P)-dependent oxidoreductase codes for MDIQGASAIVTGGASGIGAAAARQLAARGARVVVADLNEDAGKALADDIGGTFVRVDVTDTTQIQAAVEEAEKLGPVRVLVNSAGIGSAQRTIGRDGEFGSAHDLDVYKKVIAINLVGTFDAIRLAATAMSRSQPLESGERGAVVNMASVAAFDGQIGQAAYSSSKGGIVGMTLPVARDLAAAGIRVNTVAPGLIDTPIYGEGEAAEAFKAKLGESVLFPRRLGSPDELASMVVECVTNSYMNGEVVRVDGGIRMPPK; via the coding sequence ATGGACATCCAAGGAGCATCAGCAATCGTCACTGGTGGAGCCTCGGGCATCGGCGCGGCCGCAGCGCGCCAGCTCGCGGCCAGGGGGGCCCGCGTCGTGGTCGCAGACCTCAACGAGGACGCGGGCAAGGCACTCGCCGACGATATCGGCGGCACCTTCGTCCGCGTCGACGTCACCGACACCACGCAGATCCAGGCGGCTGTCGAGGAGGCGGAGAAGCTGGGTCCGGTGCGGGTGCTGGTCAACTCTGCGGGCATCGGCTCGGCCCAGCGCACCATCGGCCGCGACGGCGAGTTCGGCTCCGCGCACGACCTCGACGTCTACAAGAAGGTCATCGCCATCAACCTCGTCGGCACCTTCGACGCCATCCGGCTCGCGGCCACTGCGATGAGCCGCAGCCAGCCGCTGGAGTCCGGCGAGCGCGGCGCGGTCGTCAACATGGCCTCGGTGGCAGCGTTCGACGGCCAGATCGGCCAGGCGGCGTACTCCTCGTCCAAGGGCGGCATCGTCGGCATGACGCTCCCGGTCGCCCGCGACCTCGCGGCAGCGGGGATCCGCGTCAACACCGTGGCCCCCGGTCTGATCGACACCCCGATCTACGGCGAGGGTGAGGCTGCCGAGGCGTTCAAGGCCAAGCTCGGCGAGTCGGTCCTCTTCCCACGGCGGCTCGGCAGCCCCGACGAGCTGGCGAGCATGGTCGTGGAGTGCGTGACCAACTCCTACATGAACGGCGAGGTCGTCCGCGTCGACGGCGGCATCCGGATGCCCCCCAAGTAG
- a CDS encoding NAD(P)H-dependent flavin oxidoreductase, which produces MISTRFTRTFGVRHPIVQGGMQWVGTAELVSAVAEAGALGMLTALTQPTPEALTREIARTREMTDQPFGVNLTILPSIKPIPYDEYRHAIVDAGITVVETAGSNPEPHMPFFHQHGVKVLHKCTSVRHAVKAQKVGVDGVSIDGFECAGHPGEDDVAGLVLIPAATRVLDIPVVASGGIANAQGLVAALALGADGVNMGTRFMCTQEAPIHDRVKQAIVAGDELGTELIFRSLRNTSRVASNSVSRKVVDILAEGGQFEDVQDLVAGVRGRTVFTEGDVEAGIWTVGQTQGLIHDVPTVGDLVSRMVGEAEELIGLRLQTLLV; this is translated from the coding sequence ATGATCAGCACCCGTTTCACCCGGACCTTCGGCGTCCGGCACCCGATCGTGCAGGGCGGGATGCAGTGGGTCGGCACGGCCGAGCTCGTCTCCGCTGTGGCCGAGGCGGGCGCCCTGGGCATGCTCACGGCCCTGACCCAGCCGACCCCGGAGGCGCTCACCCGGGAGATCGCGCGGACCCGGGAGATGACCGATCAGCCGTTCGGGGTGAACCTGACGATCCTGCCGTCGATCAAGCCGATCCCGTACGACGAGTACCGGCACGCGATCGTCGATGCCGGGATCACGGTCGTGGAGACCGCGGGCTCGAACCCGGAGCCGCACATGCCGTTCTTCCATCAGCACGGGGTCAAGGTGCTGCACAAGTGCACCAGCGTCCGGCATGCGGTCAAGGCGCAGAAGGTCGGGGTCGACGGGGTGAGCATCGACGGCTTCGAGTGCGCGGGTCACCCCGGCGAGGACGACGTGGCCGGGCTGGTGCTGATCCCGGCGGCCACCCGGGTGCTGGACATCCCGGTGGTCGCGTCCGGTGGGATCGCGAACGCCCAGGGTCTGGTCGCGGCGCTGGCGTTGGGTGCGGACGGGGTCAACATGGGGACCCGGTTCATGTGCACCCAGGAGGCGCCGATCCACGACCGGGTCAAGCAGGCGATCGTCGCCGGTGACGAGCTGGGCACCGAGCTGATCTTCCGGTCGCTGCGCAACACCTCTCGGGTGGCCTCGAACTCCGTCTCCCGCAAGGTCGTCGACATCCTGGCCGAGGGCGGGCAGTTCGAGGACGTGCAGGACCTGGTCGCGGGCGTGCGCGGGCGCACCGTGTTCACCGAGGGTGACGTGGAGGCGGGGATCTGGACCGTAGGGCAGACCCAGGGCCTCATCCACGACGTCCCGACCGTGGGCGACCTGGTCAGCCGGATGGTCGGGGAGGCTGAGGAACTGATCGGCCTCCGGCTGCAGACCCTGCTGGTCTGA
- a CDS encoding hotdog domain-containing protein produces MSEPTTSRLDEHSTVRAALAGATRALQDLIRGTSINDDQASQLLGTLSGVLEELAAAGSDDGLGRVALDPGPIGCSQALSPVYEVTHRGAHEVRGDLTFSRFHLGSGGAAHGGSIALWADDVLGRLAHVTAGGLTRTAYLHVDYQALVPVGHRVTFVARVDNVEGRKLSLSADVLVDGEVATRAHGLWIQAR; encoded by the coding sequence GTGAGCGAGCCGACCACGTCGAGGCTCGACGAGCACAGCACCGTCCGCGCCGCACTGGCGGGGGCGACCCGCGCCCTGCAGGACCTGATTCGGGGCACATCGATCAACGACGACCAGGCCTCCCAGTTGCTCGGGACACTCTCCGGGGTGCTCGAGGAGTTGGCCGCCGCCGGGAGCGACGACGGTCTGGGTCGTGTGGCGCTCGACCCGGGTCCGATCGGCTGCAGTCAGGCGTTGAGCCCGGTGTACGAGGTGACGCACCGTGGCGCGCACGAGGTCCGGGGCGACCTGACGTTCTCGCGGTTTCACCTGGGATCGGGCGGTGCGGCACACGGTGGCTCCATCGCCTTGTGGGCTGACGACGTCCTGGGTCGACTAGCCCACGTGACCGCCGGGGGCCTCACCCGAACGGCCTACCTGCACGTGGACTACCAAGCGCTAGTCCCAGTGGGCCATCGGGTGACCTTCGTCGCGCGTGTGGATAACGTCGAGGGCCGCAAGCTCAGCCTCAGCGCCGATGTGCTGGTCGATGGCGAGGTCGCCACCCGTGCGCACGGGCTGTGGATCCAGGCCCGCTGA
- a CDS encoding RidA family protein, which produces MQNETVTYADHPELPPPQGYRHSALSSGPLIHTAGQTWSSTETEDLANIGLREQVRGAVRSSVTALAGAGGSPDGIVSLDVFVVGLSQDTVDDVYRGIGRAAKEAGFGPVPITVLGVAALAVPGALAEVRAIGVPMTGSA; this is translated from the coding sequence ATGCAGAACGAGACGGTCACCTATGCCGACCACCCCGAACTCCCCCCGCCTCAGGGCTACCGGCACTCGGCCTTGTCGTCGGGCCCCCTGATCCACACCGCTGGTCAGACCTGGTCCTCCACAGAGACCGAGGACCTCGCGAACATCGGACTCCGCGAGCAGGTCAGAGGCGCGGTACGCAGCAGCGTCACCGCCCTGGCGGGCGCAGGCGGCAGCCCAGACGGGATCGTCTCTCTCGATGTGTTCGTCGTCGGCCTGAGTCAGGACACTGTGGACGACGTCTACCGCGGCATCGGCCGCGCAGCGAAGGAGGCTGGCTTCGGACCCGTCCCGATCACCGTTCTCGGGGTGGCCGCCCTGGCCGTGCCAGGGGCCCTGGCGGAGGTCCGGGCCATCGGCGTTCCGATGACTGGCTCGGCGTGA
- a CDS encoding ABC transporter substrate-binding protein, with translation MKLRTGKSRAVLAITGLVASLALAGCGSDEDGLVSEDGVLEIATIAPMSGPSAVYGESMVAMIEHLFDEVNEDGGVEFGGEKRELALKVYNDEGTPQGAQAVTRDAMDDEQQVIIGPFNSGSASAVQSTMGQSEAFWLLNAAIVDGPTKNDNVFRTAARIQAYNEPTIEWIKAHPEIKRVATITDQTHTAMMSSQEQFVADVEAAGAEVVLEQSAKLGDTEFRAPVSEVMKSDIDLYVLRMNPTESGLITKQMDELGGDVQLIWSAALTNSDTEVMFPDTSVVDGVLRSTPATGLDTLIADGNPMAQALQEALGDQTGGYGAFTHDTIRILFKGMEKAEEATVESLIAAMGALTADEVADVTLNDYSAQDGGLVFKDREVEFDGEVAIYRDGQGWVRAE, from the coding sequence ATGAAGCTTCGAACGGGCAAGTCCCGCGCTGTACTGGCGATCACCGGCCTGGTGGCCAGTCTGGCCTTGGCCGGCTGTGGCTCGGACGAGGATGGCCTCGTCTCCGAGGACGGTGTCCTCGAGATCGCGACGATCGCGCCGATGTCCGGCCCGTCCGCGGTCTACGGCGAGAGCATGGTCGCCATGATCGAGCACCTCTTCGACGAGGTGAACGAGGACGGCGGGGTCGAGTTCGGCGGCGAGAAGCGGGAGCTGGCGCTCAAGGTCTACAACGACGAGGGCACACCACAGGGCGCTCAGGCGGTCACCCGGGACGCGATGGACGACGAGCAGCAGGTGATCATCGGTCCCTTCAACTCTGGCTCCGCGTCCGCCGTGCAGTCGACGATGGGCCAGTCCGAGGCGTTCTGGCTGCTCAACGCGGCGATCGTGGACGGCCCCACCAAGAACGACAACGTGTTCCGCACTGCGGCACGGATTCAGGCCTACAACGAGCCGACGATCGAATGGATCAAGGCCCACCCGGAGATCAAGCGCGTCGCGACGATCACCGACCAGACGCACACCGCGATGATGTCCTCCCAGGAGCAGTTCGTCGCCGATGTTGAGGCGGCGGGTGCCGAAGTGGTTCTCGAGCAGTCGGCCAAGCTGGGCGATACCGAGTTCCGCGCCCCGGTCTCCGAGGTCATGAAGTCCGACATTGATCTCTACGTGCTCCGGATGAATCCCACGGAGTCCGGCTTGATCACCAAGCAGATGGACGAGCTGGGCGGCGATGTGCAGCTGATCTGGAGCGCCGCGCTGACCAACAGCGACACCGAGGTGATGTTCCCCGACACCTCGGTGGTCGACGGCGTACTGCGCTCCACCCCCGCCACTGGCCTGGACACCCTGATCGCCGACGGCAACCCGATGGCCCAGGCCCTCCAAGAGGCCCTGGGTGACCAGACCGGCGGCTACGGCGCCTTCACCCACGACACCATCCGGATCCTGTTCAAGGGGATGGAGAAGGCGGAGGAGGCGACCGTCGAGAGCCTGATCGCGGCGATGGGCGCGCTCACCGCCGACGAGGTCGCCGACGTGACCCTCAACGACTACTCGGCTCAGGACGGCGGGCTGGTCTTCAAGGACCGCGAGGTGGAGTTCGACGGCGAGGTCGCGATCTACCGCGACGGCCAGGGCTGGGTCCGCGCGGAGTGA
- a CDS encoding branched-chain amino acid ABC transporter permease: MDLFLQQSANGLVLGGAYVLVALGLYLIFSAMHIPNFAHGEMFALGAFLQYALMRAGLPFFLGMLVVIAAVGLVGACLERLVFRRLQTVSTVAVLVGSLALAIVVQELLMLAFGKDPLAVSAPFDGRVDLGPIVISSYRLFIIAMVLVASAGIGLLVHRTVYGRKLRALAQNKEVAQLTGINTSLIGTATFALGSALAGFAGALLAPTTSIHPHMGFQPTLIAFVVLVVVGAGGRMNTVIACGFLVAVVETLAAGYISNTARQIVIFAGLVVFLAVRPEGAVQQASSTKVRL, encoded by the coding sequence GTGGACCTCTTCCTGCAGCAAAGCGCCAACGGCCTCGTGTTGGGCGGCGCCTACGTGCTCGTGGCCCTCGGCCTCTACCTGATCTTCAGCGCCATGCACATCCCGAACTTCGCCCACGGTGAGATGTTCGCCCTCGGCGCGTTCCTGCAGTACGCCCTGATGCGTGCCGGGCTGCCGTTCTTCTTGGGGATGCTGGTGGTCATCGCAGCGGTTGGCCTCGTGGGGGCCTGCCTGGAGCGCCTGGTGTTCCGACGGCTTCAGACGGTCAGCACGGTGGCGGTGCTGGTCGGCTCGCTCGCTCTGGCGATCGTGGTCCAGGAGCTGCTCATGCTGGCATTCGGGAAGGACCCGCTCGCGGTCAGTGCCCCCTTCGACGGCCGGGTCGACCTCGGGCCGATCGTCATCTCCAGCTATCGCCTCTTCATCATCGCCATGGTGCTGGTGGCCTCCGCCGGGATCGGCCTGCTGGTGCATCGCACCGTCTACGGCCGCAAGCTCCGGGCGTTGGCGCAGAACAAGGAGGTCGCCCAGCTGACGGGCATCAACACCTCATTGATCGGCACCGCGACGTTCGCGCTCGGCTCGGCGCTGGCCGGCTTCGCTGGTGCGCTGCTCGCGCCCACCACGTCCATTCACCCGCACATGGGGTTCCAGCCCACCTTGATCGCGTTCGTGGTCCTGGTCGTGGTGGGAGCGGGGGGCCGGATGAACACCGTGATCGCCTGCGGGTTCCTGGTGGCGGTGGTGGAGACTCTGGCCGCGGGCTACATCTCGAACACTGCGCGCCAGATCGTGATCTTTGCCGGCTTGGTCGTCTTCCTGGCCGTCCGTCCCGAGGGCGCCGTGCAGCAGGCGTCGAGCACGAAGGTGAGGCTATGA
- a CDS encoding branched-chain amino acid ABC transporter permease — MTTLQSTGRPAPETPFEPGRTGLSGRLRDAHGLSLPARLLVAAVVLAVGWVSVGGASSSDLFMLTTIVVWALIATSLNIVVGFVGQLALSSGFFFALGAYVGVLGTGRWEWPGWLSLLVALGGSAVLAGLLGMVIFRTRALYFALITTGVSLVAYELSFAWSSVTGGAAGISTAGPVEEGGISRPFDLGVVAIEEPEAYFRLGLVALVLLVLGLTVVLRRREGASWRAVREDDALAASVGIDVARRKRIAYIVSSTLIGGVGVYYGHWAGFITPDSFTFADAAFAPLAMVVIGGSGTLLGPILGATVVAGFPEVFRDLRDYSILLYGAILLAAMMIAPRGIVGLAKDGVRGLAGRRAARGERRATTANGDERRD; from the coding sequence ATGACCACCCTGCAGAGCACGGGCCGTCCGGCGCCCGAGACCCCCTTCGAACCGGGGCGGACCGGACTCTCGGGTCGGCTTCGGGACGCCCACGGACTCTCCTTGCCCGCCCGGCTGCTGGTCGCGGCCGTCGTGCTGGCGGTGGGCTGGGTGTCCGTGGGCGGCGCCAGCTCCAGCGACCTGTTCATGTTGACCACCATCGTGGTCTGGGCGCTCATCGCGACCAGCCTCAACATCGTGGTCGGCTTCGTCGGCCAGTTGGCGCTCTCGAGCGGATTCTTCTTCGCCCTGGGCGCTTACGTCGGCGTGCTCGGCACCGGCCGCTGGGAGTGGCCGGGATGGCTCTCGCTGCTGGTCGCGCTCGGCGGCAGCGCCGTGCTTGCCGGTCTCCTGGGCATGGTGATCTTCCGGACCCGCGCCCTCTATTTCGCCCTGATCACCACCGGGGTCTCCCTCGTGGCCTACGAGCTGTCTTTCGCCTGGTCGAGCGTGACGGGCGGAGCAGCGGGGATCTCCACCGCCGGCCCCGTCGAGGAGGGCGGCATCTCTCGACCGTTCGACCTGGGAGTGGTCGCGATCGAAGAGCCGGAGGCGTACTTCCGCCTGGGACTGGTGGCGCTCGTGCTGCTGGTGCTCGGCCTGACCGTGGTGCTGCGCAGGCGTGAGGGCGCCTCCTGGCGGGCCGTTCGTGAGGACGACGCCCTCGCCGCGTCGGTCGGGATCGACGTGGCCCGGCGCAAGCGGATCGCCTACATCGTCTCTTCCACACTGATCGGCGGCGTCGGGGTCTACTACGGTCACTGGGCGGGCTTCATCACCCCCGATTCGTTCACCTTCGCCGACGCGGCCTTCGCGCCACTGGCCATGGTGGTTATCGGCGGCTCGGGGACGCTGTTGGGACCGATCCTGGGCGCGACCGTTGTGGCCGGGTTCCCCGAGGTCTTCCGGGACCTGCGCGACTACTCCATCCTGCTCTACGGGGCCATCCTGCTCGCGGCCATGATGATCGCCCCTCGCGGGATCGTAGGCCTCGCCAAGGACGGGGTCCGCGGCCTGGCCGGGCGGCGTGCGGCACGCGGGGAACGGCGTGCGACGACAGCCAACGGCGACGAAAGGAGGGACTGA
- a CDS encoding ABC transporter ATP-binding protein produces MSTTTNGTAPDGAGREVVLATEGVGVRFQGLQALAEVTLELPRGTVTGLIGPNGAGKTTLVNVLSGMLAPTEGRVLLHGRPVRRWGLGSAARAGVARSFQASRVFSEFSVHENVRLGQMNSQRPVDADEVLGTVGLVHRTAARAGDLSFGELRRLGVAIAMSTGPEVLLLDEPGAGLSGPDLNDLQRTIHQIRDAGTTVLLVDHNMRFLMQTVDRVVVLEGGVPIAHGAPADVQRDPAVIAAYLGSDHADA; encoded by the coding sequence GTGTCGACGACCACGAACGGCACGGCACCGGACGGCGCAGGCCGGGAGGTCGTGCTCGCCACCGAGGGGGTCGGGGTGCGCTTCCAAGGCCTTCAGGCGCTGGCCGAGGTGACCCTGGAGCTGCCGCGCGGGACGGTCACCGGTCTGATCGGGCCCAACGGCGCCGGCAAGACCACCCTGGTCAACGTGCTCAGCGGGATGCTCGCGCCTACCGAGGGCCGGGTGCTGCTGCACGGGCGGCCGGTGCGCCGGTGGGGCCTGGGAAGTGCAGCCCGGGCGGGGGTCGCTCGGTCGTTCCAGGCCTCCCGTGTCTTCTCGGAGTTCTCCGTCCACGAGAACGTGCGGCTGGGGCAGATGAACTCCCAGCGCCCAGTGGACGCCGACGAGGTCCTCGGCACCGTCGGGCTCGTCCACCGGACCGCGGCTCGCGCCGGCGACCTGAGCTTCGGGGAGCTTCGCCGCCTGGGTGTGGCGATCGCGATGTCGACCGGCCCCGAGGTGCTCCTGCTCGACGAGCCGGGTGCCGGCCTGAGCGGCCCGGACCTCAACGACCTGCAACGCACCATCCACCAGATCCGCGACGCCGGCACCACGGTGCTGCTCGTCGACCACAACATGAGGTTCCTGATGCAGACCGTGGACCGGGTGGTGGTTCTCGAGGGCGGCGTGCCGATCGCCCACGGCGCTCCGGCCGACGTTCAACGGGACCCCGCGGTGATCGCCGCCTACCTGGGAAGTGACCACGCTGATGCTTGA
- a CDS encoding ABC transporter ATP-binding protein, whose product MLEVRNLSAGYGDRTILTGIDLTVGPGEVVAVLGANGVGKSTLLRTLAGLQPALAGTVVLGERDLTRQAAHRRVAAGLSLVPEGQQSFPAMSVEENLRLGAGLRASGTAAVGRALAGVYEVFPKLAQRRGQLAGTLSGGERQMLAIGRALLAEPKVLMLDEPSHGLAPIIVEQLGDRIAEIATRTSVLVVEQNLAVPARCATRVLVLDGGRFTREGSPEDILHNEDVVHAYLGV is encoded by the coding sequence ATGCTTGAGGTACGCAACCTGTCGGCCGGCTACGGCGACCGGACCATCCTGACCGGGATCGACCTGACCGTGGGACCGGGCGAGGTGGTCGCGGTGCTCGGGGCGAACGGGGTCGGCAAGAGCACGCTGCTCCGGACGCTCGCCGGCCTGCAGCCCGCCCTGGCCGGGACCGTCGTGCTGGGGGAGCGGGACCTGACGCGGCAGGCGGCGCACCGCCGCGTCGCGGCAGGGCTGAGCCTGGTGCCCGAGGGTCAGCAGTCCTTCCCCGCGATGAGCGTGGAGGAGAATCTTCGGCTCGGCGCCGGGCTCCGGGCCTCTGGCACTGCCGCCGTGGGCCGCGCTTTGGCCGGCGTCTACGAGGTGTTCCCCAAGCTGGCGCAGCGGCGCGGGCAGCTCGCAGGCACCCTGTCGGGGGGCGAGCGCCAGATGTTGGCAATCGGTCGGGCCCTGCTCGCCGAGCCGAAGGTGCTGATGCTGGACGAGCCGTCGCACGGGCTGGCGCCGATCATCGTGGAGCAGCTGGGGGATCGGATCGCCGAGATCGCTACCCGGACCTCGGTGCTGGTCGTGGAACAGAACCTGGCGGTCCCCGCTCGGTGTGCCACCCGTGTCCTGGTGCTCGACGGGGGCCGCTTCACGCGGGAGGGCTCACCGGAGGACATCCTGCACAACGAGGACGTGGTCCACGCTTACCTGGGTGTCTGA